A section of the Streptomyces sp. NBC_00178 genome encodes:
- a CDS encoding DUF4397 domain-containing protein, whose amino-acid sequence MTTRTPLAIAAAAIGAGALTLGLTAPAMASPDTRAADQAMVSVFHGVPGMTVDVYANGDRLLGDFKPGTVTKPQALDPGTYDIQVFQAGQGPDGTPAIEKKIEVPADANATIAAHLSADGTPELTAFVNDVSKVDDGKARLTVRHVAAAPAVDVRAGGQPVFKGLVNPDEMTTEVDAGKVSTDVTLAGTDTVAIGPADLNLKAGTSNVVYAWGSADAKDLALKTQTFSTADSTPAAVHGGGGGAAAAGPNSPGDWQAWAAAAGVVTLTGVVVAHRYAGRRG is encoded by the coding sequence ATGACCACCCGGACCCCCCTCGCCATAGCCGCAGCGGCCATCGGCGCCGGAGCCCTGACCCTGGGCCTCACCGCGCCCGCCATGGCGTCCCCCGACACCCGGGCCGCGGACCAGGCCATGGTGTCCGTGTTCCACGGAGTGCCCGGCATGACCGTCGACGTCTACGCCAACGGCGACCGGCTGCTCGGTGACTTCAAGCCCGGCACCGTGACGAAACCGCAGGCGCTCGACCCGGGCACGTACGACATCCAGGTATTCCAGGCAGGTCAAGGCCCGGACGGCACACCTGCCATCGAGAAGAAGATCGAGGTGCCGGCGGACGCGAACGCGACCATCGCCGCGCACCTGTCCGCGGACGGCACACCCGAACTGACCGCGTTCGTCAACGACGTGTCGAAGGTGGACGACGGGAAGGCGCGGCTGACGGTGCGTCATGTCGCCGCGGCGCCCGCCGTCGACGTGCGGGCGGGCGGTCAGCCCGTCTTCAAGGGGCTGGTGAACCCTGACGAGATGACCACAGAGGTCGATGCGGGCAAGGTCAGCACCGACGTCACGCTCGCCGGGACCGACACCGTGGCCATCGGCCCTGCCGACCTGAACCTCAAGGCGGGTACCAGCAACGTCGTCTACGCCTGGGGCAGCGCCGACGCCAAGGACCTGGCGCTGAAGACCCAGACGTTCAGCACCGCGGATTCCACACCGGCCGCCGTGCACGGCGGTGGTGGCGGCGCCGCAGCAGCCGGCCCGAACTCCCCCGGCGACTGGCAGGCCTGGGCCGCTGCCGCCGGCGTGGTGACCCTGACCGGCGTCGTGGTGGCGCACAGGTACGCCGGACGGCGTGGCTGA